The following are encoded in a window of Candidatus Moraniibacteriota bacterium genomic DNA:
- the rplO gene encoding 50S ribosomal protein L15 — MQIHELSIKGKKDRKRVGRGGKRGTYSGRGTKGQKSRSGSKIDPLFEGGRSSLVERMKKSRGVKSIHLKKITLTTEKLESHYEGGETVSIETLLAKKILTKKNERNGVKIVFKGKLSKNLVIGSEILLSQNAHDSILEAGGKVEEIQESSK; from the coding sequence ATGCAGATACATGAACTTAGTATAAAGGGAAAGAAAGATCGGAAGCGCGTAGGGAGAGGAGGAAAACGCGGAACTTATTCTGGGCGAGGAACGAAAGGACAGAAATCTCGTTCGGGAAGTAAGATTGATCCTCTATTTGAAGGTGGAAGATCTTCTCTTGTAGAGAGAATGAAAAAATCTCGTGGTGTGAAGTCTATTCATCTTAAAAAAATTACTCTTACTACAGAAAAACTCGAGAGTCACTATGAAGGTGGTGAAACGGTTTCAATAGAAACTCTTCTTGCGAAAAAGATTCTCACAAAGAAGAATGAGCGAAATGGTGTCAAGATAGTATTTAAAGGAAAACTTTCGAAAAATCTTGTAATTGGAAGTGAAATACTTCTTTCTCAAAACGCTCATGATAGTATTCTTGAAGCTGGTGGAAAAGTTGAAGAAATCCAAGAAAGCTCGAAATAA
- the rpsE gene encoding 30S ribosomal protein S5: MANPRKKMRREKPEFEQRLLDLRRVTRVVKGGRRFRFRATVVIGDRRGRVGVGVSKGSDVTDAISKAYASAKKSIVTVPIVDGTIPHDISVKLGSAKVLLKPAAQGRGLISGGAVRSIVDLAGIHDITTKSLGTANKLNVARATLIALGKLQRPTNLKQKTLSQEEKKNTPEVVNDIVSEKKTSAIKNETKKESGLKKDKELEAKNIIKKAPIKKVTSVEKKEVVTRAPKKVSVKGDAKPKKTRTMKKSV; this comes from the coding sequence ATGGCGAATCCACGAAAAAAAATGCGTCGAGAAAAACCCGAGTTTGAACAAAGACTTTTAGATTTACGACGAGTTACTCGAGTTGTAAAAGGAGGTCGAAGGTTTCGATTTCGAGCTACTGTAGTTATAGGAGACCGTCGAGGGAGGGTTGGAGTAGGTGTTTCCAAAGGTTCTGATGTTACAGATGCTATCTCTAAAGCATATGCAAGTGCTAAAAAATCAATCGTGACAGTTCCTATCGTGGACGGAACTATACCACATGATATTTCTGTAAAATTGGGAAGTGCTAAAGTTCTTCTTAAACCAGCAGCTCAGGGACGAGGTCTTATTTCTGGAGGAGCTGTCCGATCTATTGTTGATTTAGCTGGAATTCACGACATTACAACTAAATCACTTGGAACAGCTAACAAATTAAATGTAGCACGAGCAACTCTTATTGCTTTGGGAAAATTACAAAGACCTACTAATTTAAAGCAAAAAACACTTTCTCAGGAAGAGAAAAAAAACACGCCTGAAGTAGTTAACGATATTGTTTCAGAAAAGAAAACTTCTGCAATAAAGAATGAAACTAAGAAAGAAAGTGGATTGAAAAAAGATAAAGAATTAGAAGCTAAGAATATTATTAAGAAAGCTCCAATAAAGAAGGTTACTTCAGTGGAAAAGAAAGAAGTAGTTACACGAGCCCCTAAGAAGGTGAGTGTAAAAGGAGATGCGAAACCGAAGAAGACTCGAACAATGAAGAAATCAGTATAA
- a CDS encoding 50S ribosomal protein L18, with translation MKEVEKSLRQRRHHRIRARIVGSNDRPRLSVRRTLCGMYVQLVDDENSLTLTSADWRELDKKKFPKNDVSRAHMIGLILAQKATKVGIAKIVFDRGGYAYHGKIKALAEGAREGGLQF, from the coding sequence ATGAAAGAAGTTGAAAAAAGTTTAAGACAGCGACGTCATCATCGCATCCGAGCTCGTATAGTCGGATCAAATGATAGACCAAGATTGTCTGTTCGCAGAACTCTTTGCGGAATGTATGTTCAACTTGTTGATGATGAAAATTCTCTTACCTTGACTAGCGCAGATTGGCGTGAACTTGATAAAAAGAAATTTCCCAAAAACGATGTTTCCCGAGCTCATATGATAGGACTAATTTTGGCCCAAAAAGCGACAAAGGTCGGAATCGCGAAGATTGTTTTTGATAGGGGCGGATATGCTTATCATGGAAAGATCAAAGCTCTTGCTGAAGGGGCTCGCGAGGGTGGTTTACAGTTTTAA
- the rplF gene encoding 50S ribosomal protein L6: protein MSRIGKKSVIIPQGVTVTIDSKNRLVEVDGPKGKLSFSHHRDVYVEMEENNAALRVIRKVETSETNALWGTTARLIENMIIGVSRGFEKKLELNGVGFRMNIQGGKMVMALGFSHPVEREIPEGIEAVIKDNTLTIFGIDKQQVGQFTANIRALKPVEPYKGKGFKYSDEIVRRKEGKKAGN from the coding sequence ATGAGTCGAATTGGAAAAAAATCAGTTATAATTCCTCAAGGAGTTACCGTTACGATTGATAGTAAAAATCGTTTGGTTGAAGTTGACGGACCAAAAGGAAAACTTTCTTTTTCTCATCATCGAGATGTTTATGTTGAAATGGAAGAAAACAATGCCGCACTTCGAGTAATCCGAAAAGTTGAAACTTCAGAGACAAATGCTTTATGGGGGACGACAGCTCGTCTCATTGAAAATATGATCATAGGAGTTTCTCGAGGTTTTGAAAAAAAACTTGAGCTTAATGGAGTCGGTTTTCGTATGAATATTCAAGGTGGAAAAATGGTCATGGCTTTAGGCTTTTCTCATCCTGTAGAGCGCGAAATACCTGAAGGAATAGAGGCCGTTATTAAAGATAATACTTTGACAATATTTGGTATTGATAAACAACAAGTTGGTCAATTTACAGCAAATATTCGTGCTCTTAAGCCAGTCGAGCCATATAAGGGAAAAGGCTTTAAGTACAGCGATGAAATTGTTCGAAGAAAAGAAGGAAAGAAAGCTGGAAATTAA
- the rpsH gene encoding 30S ribosomal protein S8: protein MLDPISDMLTRIRNAQLAQKAGIVLPSSKLKKAVAEVLKKRGFIEDVRATTVEERSLLEIDLKYKSLGFSLKEPVIHEIHRVSKEGQRVYVRSTDIRKVKNGLGVAVISTSEGVLSGEEARKRGVGGEYVCYIW, encoded by the coding sequence ATGTTGGACCCTATCAGTGATATGCTTACAAGAATAAGGAATGCTCAGCTTGCTCAAAAGGCAGGAATCGTTCTTCCCTCTTCTAAGCTCAAAAAAGCAGTAGCAGAGGTTTTAAAGAAGCGCGGATTTATTGAAGATGTCCGAGCGACTACCGTAGAAGAGAGATCTCTTTTAGAAATTGACCTTAAATATAAATCTTTAGGTTTTTCTTTGAAAGAACCAGTTATTCATGAGATTCATCGTGTGAGTAAAGAGGGTCAACGAGTATATGTTCGGTCGACAGATATTCGAAAAGTTAAAAATGGACTCGGCGTTGCCGTTATTTCAACTTCCGAAGGGGTGCTTTCAGGAGAAGAAGCGAGAAAGCGTGGAGTTGGTGGTGAATATGTTTGTTATATTTGGTAA
- a CDS encoding type Z 30S ribosomal protein S14, with protein MAKTSVQARALKKPKFSTRIVRRCWKCGRKHGFLRKFGVCRICFRELASRGEIPGVRRSSW; from the coding sequence ATGGCAAAGACATCTGTACAAGCACGAGCGTTAAAGAAACCAAAGTTTTCAACAAGAATTGTTCGAAGATGTTGGAAATGTGGAAGAAAGCATGGTTTTTTGAGGAAATTTGGAGTGTGCCGAATTTGTTTTCGAGAATTGGCATCCCGGGGAGAAATTCCTGGAGTACGAAGATCCTCTTGGTAA
- the rplE gene encoding 50S ribosomal protein L5 yields the protein MTTTIISTQEKYRKDVVKDLSSRFGISNIHSVPKIEKVIVNVGVGRIHKENQKIEAICNDITQITGQKPVVVLSKRAIAGFKIREGVPSGIKVTLRGNRMWDFLDRLIHIALPRTRDFQGLEKSIVDQAGNLNLGIREHTIFPEIRAEKVQFPFSLQVTVVTSSGNREIAEVLFSALRFPFKTNN from the coding sequence ATGACTACTACTATTATTTCCACACAAGAAAAATATCGCAAAGATGTTGTAAAAGACCTCTCTAGTCGTTTTGGTATTTCAAATATACATTCTGTTCCAAAGATTGAAAAAGTTATTGTTAATGTTGGAGTGGGAAGAATTCATAAAGAGAATCAAAAAATAGAAGCTATTTGTAATGATATAACACAAATAACTGGACAAAAGCCTGTTGTCGTGTTATCTAAAAGAGCTATAGCAGGATTTAAGATACGAGAAGGAGTTCCCTCCGGAATAAAAGTTACTTTACGAGGGAATCGAATGTGGGATTTCCTTGACCGCCTGATCCATATAGCACTTCCTCGAACAAGAGATTTTCAAGGATTGGAAAAATCCATTGTTGACCAAGCTGGAAATTTGAATCTAGGAATTCGGGAACATACTATTTTTCCTGAGATCCGGGCCGAAAAGGTTCAATTCCCGTTTTCATTGCAAGTGACCGTAGTAACATCATCAGGAAATAGAGAAATAGCTGAAGTTTTATTTTCAGCACTTCGATTTCCTTTCAAAACGAATAATTAG
- a CDS encoding 50S ribosomal protein L24 → MKIKKGDKIRVLTGKERNKDGVVVSVQPTKGRLIVEGINLTKRHRKPQRKGEKGQIVEVNAPINVSNVALLCPKCAKATRVGYVVNDSAKKERKCKKCNAIIS, encoded by the coding sequence ATGAAGATTAAGAAAGGTGATAAAATTCGGGTTCTTACAGGAAAGGAACGAAATAAAGATGGCGTTGTTGTTTCTGTTCAACCAACGAAAGGGCGTCTTATTGTAGAGGGAATAAACCTTACAAAAAGACATAGAAAGCCACAAAGAAAAGGAGAAAAGGGACAAATTGTAGAAGTCAATGCTCCTATAAATGTTTCTAATGTAGCTCTTCTCTGTCCAAAATGCGCAAAAGCGACTCGAGTTGGATATGTTGTGAATGACTCCGCAAAGAAAGAGCGTAAATGTAAGAAGTGTAACGCGATTATTTCTTAA
- the rplN gene encoding 50S ribosomal protein L14, protein MIQAETRLRVADNSGAKIVECFKVPGGSRRRYASVGDIVIASVKSAEPRGSVKKGAKVKVVIVRQAHPLRRKDGSWISFDDNAAVILEGKEPKGTRIFGPVARELREAGFSKIISLAPEVL, encoded by the coding sequence ATGATTCAGGCGGAAACAAGATTACGTGTAGCAGATAACTCAGGAGCTAAAATTGTGGAGTGCTTCAAAGTTCCTGGCGGTTCTCGACGTCGATATGCTAGTGTTGGCGATATTGTTATTGCATCAGTAAAATCAGCGGAACCAAGAGGCTCAGTAAAAAAAGGTGCTAAAGTTAAAGTGGTTATTGTTCGCCAAGCTCATCCGTTGAGAAGAAAAGATGGTTCATGGATATCATTTGATGATAATGCTGCTGTAATTCTTGAAGGAAAAGAGCCTAAAGGAACTCGAATATTTGGTCCAGTAGCGAGAGAATTAAGAGAAGCTGGTTTTTCGAAGATAATTTCACTCGCTCCAGAAGTTTTGTAA
- the rpsQ gene encoding 30S ribosomal protein S17, which produces MIKEEQQEEVRSKRTLFTGEVVRLSSEKTLCVEVVRYEMHPKYRKKYKKTKRYLVHDELGKCKVGNLIRFSSCRPHSKRKSFEFLSIIENR; this is translated from the coding sequence ATGATAAAGGAAGAGCAACAAGAAGAAGTACGAAGTAAAAGAACACTCTTTACAGGAGAAGTTGTTCGTTTATCTTCCGAAAAAACTCTTTGTGTAGAAGTTGTTCGTTATGAGATGCATCCAAAATATCGAAAGAAGTATAAGAAGACGAAGCGATATTTGGTACATGATGAGTTGGGTAAATGCAAAGTTGGAAATCTTATTCGTTTTTCTTCTTGTCGCCCTCATAGTAAACGAAAGAGTTTTGAATTTTTGAGCATTATTGAAAATCGATAA
- the rpmC gene encoding 50S ribosomal protein L29: protein MKYHDIQQMSEVELRKAIEETRDALRGTRFALSVGKLKQNTQYGSLRKNLAKLMTQERERKDVVE, encoded by the coding sequence ATGAAATACCATGATATTCAACAAATGAGCGAGGTAGAGCTAAGAAAAGCAATTGAAGAAACTCGAGATGCTTTAAGAGGAACAAGATTTGCTTTGAGCGTTGGAAAGCTTAAACAAAACACTCAGTATGGATCATTACGAAAGAATTTAGCAAAGCTTATGACGCAAGAACGTGAACGTAAAGATGTTGTTGAATAA
- the rplP gene encoding 50S ribosomal protein L16 → MFLMPKKVKHRKMFRGGKVRGLARRGQSVNFGSFGLKAMEGGLISSRQIEAARRAMTRYVQRGGKIWIRLFPDKPITKKGAETPMGKGKGSVDHYVAKIKPGKVMFEMDGVAINIAREAMRRASQKLSVKAKFVKRDQDNNV, encoded by the coding sequence ATGTTTTTAATGCCAAAAAAAGTTAAGCATCGAAAGATGTTCCGAGGTGGTAAAGTTCGGGGCCTTGCTCGACGTGGGCAGAGTGTGAATTTTGGATCATTCGGTCTTAAAGCTATGGAAGGCGGACTTATTTCTTCTAGACAAATAGAAGCTGCTCGCCGGGCAATGACTAGATATGTTCAGCGTGGAGGAAAAATTTGGATACGTCTCTTTCCAGATAAGCCTATTACCAAAAAAGGAGCTGAAACTCCTATGGGAAAGGGAAAGGGATCAGTAGATCATTATGTAGCTAAGATCAAACCTGGAAAAGTGATGTTTGAGATGGATGGTGTTGCTATTAATATTGCTCGTGAAGCAATGAGAAGAGCTTCACAAAAATTGAGTGTTAAAGCAAAATTTGTTAAAAGGGATCAAGACAACAACGTATAA
- the rpsC gene encoding 30S ribosomal protein S3: MGQKAHPKSLRLGINTGWASRWFRSSKDYVDSLRQDVGIREFIRKEWKSAGISDVDIERSAGFVRMIVRTARPGMVIGRGGNGIESMTLKLKAKFFAGKKIQLKLDIQEVRNYEEDALLLAQNVAEQLEKRMPFRRVLKSSIDQVKKNKNLFGVKIEVSGRLGGAEMSRSERLSHGTIPLHTLRANIDYGYAIAYTTYGTIGVKVWLYKGIKVGM; encoded by the coding sequence ATGGGGCAAAAAGCGCATCCAAAAAGTCTTCGTTTAGGTATCAACACTGGTTGGGCATCACGTTGGTTTCGCTCATCAAAAGATTATGTTGATTCTTTGCGTCAAGATGTAGGAATCCGTGAATTCATAAGGAAGGAATGGAAAAGTGCAGGTATTTCTGATGTTGATATCGAGCGTTCAGCAGGTTTTGTTCGAATGATTGTTCGGACAGCTCGTCCTGGTATGGTTATCGGAAGAGGGGGAAACGGTATCGAGAGTATGACTTTGAAACTTAAAGCTAAGTTTTTTGCAGGAAAGAAGATTCAATTGAAATTGGATATCCAAGAAGTTCGAAATTATGAAGAGGATGCCCTTCTTTTAGCTCAAAATGTTGCTGAACAGTTAGAGAAACGAATGCCTTTTCGCCGAGTTCTGAAATCATCGATAGATCAGGTAAAAAAGAATAAGAATCTTTTTGGAGTTAAAATAGAGGTATCAGGACGATTGGGTGGTGCGGAAATGTCTCGTTCAGAACGTTTGTCTCACGGAACTATTCCTTTACATACGTTACGAGCTAATATAGATTATGGATATGCTATTGCTTATACGACGTACGGAACGATAGGTGTGAAGGTTTGGTTGTACAAGGGGATAAAGGTGGGCATGTAA
- the rplV gene encoding 50S ribosomal protein L22 has product MKVRAQLKNYRMSPRKIRVVSDTVKGFAPDEAVARLRACPREAAGMLVVLIKGAVANAENNFQLDKGLLFVKDIIVDEATSLKRWRARSHGRAARIIKRVSHITVVLEDRRDLTVKNDDLIQQEKKKVLKEKVVSTAKKEKSSEKILLKKEKKTPAKKNEDLTNVEKKGKKVSKLEK; this is encoded by the coding sequence ATGAAAGTCAGAGCACAACTCAAAAATTATAGAATGTCACCTCGAAAAATCAGAGTAGTTTCTGATACTGTTAAAGGTTTCGCACCTGACGAAGCTGTTGCTCGTTTACGAGCATGTCCTCGTGAGGCAGCAGGAATGCTAGTTGTTCTTATTAAAGGTGCTGTAGCAAATGCTGAGAATAATTTTCAATTAGATAAGGGACTTCTTTTTGTTAAAGATATAATTGTAGATGAAGCTACTAGTTTGAAGCGATGGAGAGCGCGTTCTCATGGAAGAGCGGCAAGAATTATTAAGAGAGTATCTCATATCACGGTTGTTTTGGAAGATCGAAGAGATTTGACGGTGAAGAATGATGATTTAATTCAACAAGAGAAGAAGAAAGTTTTGAAAGAAAAGGTGGTATCTACAGCAAAGAAAGAAAAGTCTTCCGAAAAGATTTTGTTGAAGAAAGAGAAAAAAACACCGGCAAAGAAGAATGAAGATTTGACGAATGTTGAAAAAAAGGGTAAGAAGGTAAGTAAACTCGAGAAGTAA
- the rpsS gene encoding 30S ribosomal protein S19, with the protein MSRSLKKGPYIDQRLIGKLKEKKAGDKTVIKTWARSATVTPEMVGFVFGVHNGKDFISVFISEDMVGHKLGEFSPTRKFLRHGGKIQKEMETAAKQRELDAAKAAKSAKSTKK; encoded by the coding sequence ATGAGTAGAAGTCTTAAAAAAGGTCCTTACATTGATCAACGCCTTATAGGAAAGCTTAAAGAAAAAAAAGCTGGAGATAAAACGGTGATTAAGACATGGGCACGTTCAGCAACAGTCACTCCCGAGATGGTAGGTTTTGTTTTCGGTGTACATAATGGTAAAGATTTTATTTCTGTTTTCATTTCTGAAGATATGGTAGGGCATAAACTTGGTGAATTTTCGCCAACAAGAAAGTTTTTGCGCCATGGAGGAAAGATTCAAAAAGAAATGGAGACAGCTGCTAAGCAAAGAGAATTAGACGCTGCAAAAGCTGCAAAATCAGCAAAGTCTACCAAGAAATAA
- the rplB gene encoding 50S ribosomal protein L2: MAIVEYNRNRAGRRNMSIVRSKIVSYVAKPIRSLLAVVNKKSGRAGGKISVRHRGGGNKRKYRVIDFRQIKFGVEGKIVQIERDPNRSAFIALVFYADGDKKYILATEDMKVGSSLLCGESAPVAPGNRMPLKNIPSGYFVCNVEMFPGKGGQMARSAGSKVQLMGFDDKYAQLKLTSGETRLINKECYATIGKVSNFEHGSIRVGKAGKSRHLGRRPTVRGSAMNPVDHPHGGGEGRQPIGLKYPKTPWGRPALGKKTRKKKNISNRFILARRSKKR; encoded by the coding sequence ATGGCAATAGTTGAATATAATAGAAACAGGGCAGGAAGACGCAATATGTCGATCGTTCGATCGAAGATTGTTTCGTATGTTGCAAAACCAATTCGAAGCCTTCTTGCTGTTGTTAATAAAAAATCTGGGCGAGCGGGAGGAAAGATATCTGTTCGACATCGAGGAGGAGGAAATAAGAGAAAATATCGTGTTATAGATTTTCGACAAATAAAATTTGGTGTAGAGGGAAAAATTGTCCAAATTGAAAGAGATCCAAATAGAAGTGCTTTTATAGCTTTAGTTTTCTATGCAGATGGTGATAAGAAATATATTCTTGCTACCGAAGATATGAAAGTCGGATCTTCCTTATTGTGTGGGGAATCCGCACCAGTTGCTCCTGGAAATAGAATGCCACTTAAAAATATTCCTTCTGGCTATTTTGTATGTAATGTTGAAATGTTTCCTGGAAAGGGTGGTCAAATGGCACGAAGTGCAGGTTCAAAAGTGCAACTTATGGGTTTTGATGATAAATATGCACAATTGAAACTTACTTCTGGAGAGACACGTCTTATTAATAAAGAATGTTACGCAACCATTGGAAAAGTGAGTAATTTTGAACACGGATCTATTCGAGTTGGAAAAGCAGGAAAGAGTCGCCATTTAGGAAGAAGGCCAACTGTGAGAGGTTCTGCAATGAATCCAGTAGATCATCCACATGGAGGAGGAGAGGGTCGTCAGCCAATTGGATTAAAGTATCCAAAGACTCCATGGGGAAGACCAGCACTTGGTAAGAAAACGAGAAAGAAGAAGAATATTAGTAACCGATTTATCCTTGCTCGAAGGAGTAAAAAACGATAA
- the rplW gene encoding 50S ribosomal protein L23: MALLTKRKKEIVKEDISSLKSSKTKSSKKNSDKEKKKDVAIKGQTGRVLSSIVLRKPYVTEKSHELAQKGTYVFEVKIDADKEMIRRAVEELYSVKVVAVRTIRQKGIERKFGRSLGKTRNFKKAMVTLRKGQTIEVFQGA; encoded by the coding sequence ATGGCGCTTTTAACGAAACGAAAGAAAGAAATTGTGAAAGAAGATATTTCTTCATTGAAATCTTCAAAAACAAAATCTTCAAAAAAGAATTCTGACAAAGAGAAGAAAAAAGATGTTGCTATAAAGGGACAGACAGGAAGAGTTTTATCTTCTATCGTTCTGAGAAAGCCTTATGTTACAGAAAAATCTCACGAATTAGCGCAGAAGGGAACGTATGTTTTTGAAGTAAAAATTGATGCAGATAAAGAAATGATTCGTCGAGCCGTTGAAGAACTTTATTCCGTTAAAGTTGTAGCTGTTCGAACCATACGACAGAAGGGAATAGAGAGAAAATTTGGTCGATCTTTAGGAAAAACGAGAAATTTCAAGAAAGCGATGGTGACACTAAGGAAAGGACAGACTATAGAAGTGTTTCAGGGAGCATAA
- the rplD gene encoding 50S ribosomal protein L4: MASVAVYNQKGEKKEMMDVMDQVFDIPMNEALIKQVYDVLRANSRSGHAHTKDRGERAGSGKKPWKQKGTGRARVGSVRTPVWRKGGVVFGPTKDRNYSGRISVSMRRCALRVVLSEKIRKNLLVVVDSLILEELKTKNIILMMNSLSLTGNIFIGLSSQEVETKRAISNISSASSKEVSDMNIIDALHSNFCVLSKEALEALQERLIK, encoded by the coding sequence ATGGCAAGTGTAGCAGTTTACAATCAGAAAGGTGAGAAAAAAGAAATGATGGATGTCATGGATCAAGTTTTTGATATTCCTATGAACGAGGCTCTTATAAAGCAAGTATATGATGTTTTGAGAGCAAATTCTCGAAGTGGACATGCTCACACAAAAGATCGTGGTGAAAGAGCTGGATCTGGTAAAAAACCTTGGAAGCAGAAAGGTACTGGACGTGCACGAGTTGGTTCTGTGCGAACGCCTGTTTGGCGAAAAGGTGGTGTTGTATTTGGACCGACAAAAGATAGAAATTATTCTGGAAGAATAAGTGTTTCTATGAGGAGATGCGCTTTGAGAGTAGTTTTGAGTGAAAAGATAAGAAAAAATCTTCTTGTTGTTGTAGACTCTTTGATTCTTGAAGAATTGAAAACGAAGAATATTATTTTAATGATGAATTCTTTATCTCTTACAGGAAATATTTTTATCGGTTTGTCTTCTCAAGAAGTTGAAACTAAGCGAGCAATTTCGAATATTTCATCCGCTTCTTCTAAAGAAGTTTCTGATATGAATATTATAGATGCTCTACATTCCAATTTTTGTGTACTTAGTAAGGAAGCTCTTGAAGCGCTTCAAGAACGATTGATTAAATAA
- a CDS encoding 50S ribosomal protein L3: MKYLLGKKLGMTTLYDEGKGALNVTLLSCEINEVTIVRNKERDGYQAVQMEVPVKKNFFRKEFRIQEKEAISVEVGAKMDVSIFEVGDEVSVSGITKAKGFQGVVKRHGFKGSPKTHGRKHDWRAPGSIGASFPEHVFKGKRMGGRMGGTRSTMKGLDVVFIDSTKGLLAVRGAVPGKIGSIVEIVSK, translated from the coding sequence ATGAAATATTTGTTGGGAAAAAAATTAGGAATGACAACGCTTTATGATGAAGGAAAAGGCGCTTTAAATGTTACGCTTCTTTCTTGTGAAATCAATGAAGTTACTATTGTTCGTAATAAAGAAAGAGACGGATACCAAGCTGTTCAGATGGAAGTTCCTGTAAAAAAGAATTTTTTCCGAAAAGAGTTTCGTATACAAGAAAAAGAAGCTATCTCTGTTGAAGTTGGAGCAAAAATGGATGTTAGTATTTTCGAAGTCGGAGATGAAGTTTCTGTTTCAGGTATAACAAAAGCGAAAGGATTCCAAGGTGTTGTAAAAAGACATGGTTTTAAAGGATCACCAAAAACACATGGACGAAAACATGATTGGAGAGCTCCTGGATCTATCGGGGCTTCATTTCCTGAGCATGTCTTTAAAGGAAAGAGAATGGGTGGACGAATGGGAGGTACTCGATCAACGATGAAAGGATTGGATGTAGTATTCATTGATTCAACAAAGGGTTTATTAGCCGTTCGAGGTGCCGTTCCGGGAAAGATAGGTTCCATTGTTGAAATAGTATCAAAGTGA
- the rpsJ gene encoding 30S ribosomal protein S10, with protein MNKKNDTEQEPKIRIRIKAYDSKIIDQSTRKIVETAERAGSTIGGPIPLPTEIHKVTVNRSTFVHKNARDQYEMRVHKRLIDILSPNPKTIDALTNINLPAGVDIEIKM; from the coding sequence ATGAACAAGAAGAATGACACAGAGCAAGAGCCTAAGATTCGAATACGAATAAAGGCGTATGACAGTAAGATCATCGATCAATCTACAAGAAAGATCGTTGAAACAGCTGAACGTGCAGGTTCTACTATTGGTGGGCCGATACCTTTACCTACAGAAATTCATAAGGTGACGGTAAATCGATCAACTTTTGTACATAAGAATGCGCGCGATCAGTATGAGATGAGAGTTCACAAGAGATTGATTGATATATTATCTCCAAATCCAAAGACGATTGATGCTCTTACAAATATCAATCTCCCTGCGGGTGTAGACATAGAGATTAAGATGTAG